The following DNA comes from Xiphophorus hellerii strain 12219 chromosome 5, Xiphophorus_hellerii-4.1, whole genome shotgun sequence.
cCTCCTTTAAGTTTCTCTACAACTTTCTCCCTGATccgtctgctgtgttccttggtctttgtgatgctgtttgttcactaatgttctctagcaAACCTCTAAGGACTTTACAGAAAAGATGTTGTTATTCAATTACACACAGGCtgaatttgtttattaattagATGACTTTTGAAGTCTGGTGACCTTTCAGATAGATAATAAAAGCTTAGCAGCCctgcttcatttttctttcacgaCACCTGTACAGAATTTGTCACTTACTCTTCTCCACTCGTAGAAGTAGGCGATATCCATTAGTGTGTAATAGTCCTTCAATGGCTCATCCCCATACAGCACCTCCACCTGTCACACACAGTAAGACAATCAACAAGGTCACAATCATGACATACCGACATCAACAGTCACCAGGCCTCCATATACTGGATCATCGTGTCAACACTGACATCACTGCAACCAAAAAAAATGGCTTCCAAcaaattttccatttcaaaacattGTACTTTTCCAGACTCTTGTTTGTCTAAGCAGTTTTTGTGTAACATTCTAAAAATTCCATTAGAAAGCATTTACAGAGTTCAGTGTCAGCCATTTGCtccttaaataataaaaataagaaggTGCTGAAGTTGGCTTCCTGGCCATCAGCCAATTAGAAGCCTCCCATAGGAGGCTTCTAATTCTTAACTAAATTAGAAGTTACTTCAATGAAATCCAGGCCTGATTCTACAGTCACTCTCCCCCTTTGAGCCTCTGCTGGTCATAAAGTTGTGCTAAATAAAGTACCTTTAGGCATTATAGTCAAGTTTTAAGgctgaaaatatatattcatatttgcttcatgttgaaaatgcttacaaaaattcaattaagtCAAATAAGAAGGTTCattaccaaaacaaaatgtatgaaatatttcttattgTACTCAAAATATACTGATTAAACACAACTAGTTCCCTTTTCTGTCTAAGAAATAAGTTTATGCATCTTTCAGTCTGTTTCAGTCAGATAGAACCACATACAGGTGTAGAACAGCTTAATCTGGTCACACTTTGCTGCGACTTAAACAGGATTCGGCCATCTGCCCAAACCATACTCACCGGATGATCTCGCCAAATCTGACACACATGCATACCATTGTACTACAGTCGGTAATATAATCGGTGTACTATACACAACTCTCGAAGTAGAAACGTGTGCTGATTATTTGAAGATCATCAGCAGCACTTAAATATTGAGGCAACATCTTAAGACATCAGCCAGGAGGTTAAAGCTTGGACAAAAATGGGTCCTCCCAATGGACAGTAAACTGAAGCATTCTGCCCATCAAAGGAAATTCTCACTGAGACAACACTCCTCGCAGTGTCGCTCCATTAAGAGCAAAATAGCAAAAAGGAATAATTCATAATTATTTTCCACAGTAAACTTGTTTAGGTTCCTGGTAAATTTAGAGGCATTTCAGATATTCcacattttacacattaatagttaaaatatcagaaaacaacaaataaacctttttaaaataattgcaaaaatgGTGTTTAATTattgctggggtttttttttggctgttctGTTTAAATTAATAGCAAATCAGATCAAGTTTGAAGTTATAGGTGCACAATATTCCTTTcatgttcgaaataaataaCGACATCATGAGTAGTCTATCCAGAGACTAggtcaaaatgtcaaatgtattattttcatCTCGACAATTAGTTTTTATTGAGCAAGTTGCTTCTGGCCAAAGTCATACATTTTGACAATGAAACAACTCAGTCTATCACCAACTTTACCACCTAAAATATCCTTATGGTGAATGGAACTGTGAATACAGTGACACTGTGCTGATAAATTTACAATATACTGTGCGGTCCTATTACCGTtaccttttacattttatatgcaAATACCAGGAAACCAGGTGATATAACCCTCAGAATGTTCTACTGAGCGATGCCTGaacaaagttttgaaaaaaaaaaaaacaacaaaaaaaacattaagaacgTGTCGGTCAAGTTCTTTAAATGCTAAGGATTGCGACTAGCCACTCTACAGTGGATATCCAACTGAACAATGGCAGCAGCAATCTCTGTAGCATTGCATAGCAACTGGGAAAAAGGCTGCAAATTTTCAAGTGCTACAAAAAACAGAGGGAGCCACTAACCCCTTCTTAGATTCTGCAGAGTCTAAACAGCACAGTGTGTGAGTCCAGTTACCCGGTAGTTGTTTGGTATATCCATCTTGCTCCGGAGGAACTTCGCTAAGTGCATGACAGACATAGCTGCTGGGCACTGCAAGAAGCGTTTCCCATTGGACTGGGAACAAAGAACGGCGCAGAGGAAGAGCATTAATCGGATGAGGGACAGAAAATGGAATTAAGATGGCCGAATGTGTGGTGGTAATTATCTGTACCTTGTCTCCTTCCATCTCCGATCGCTGCCTTTCATTGCTTCTGCAGGTAAGtacaaaaaaggatttttacaaaaaaaaaattgttgaacAGCTGCAGAGGCAGTACACACTTTAATTTTCATGATTCAAGGCTCCTCCAGGCTCGTCTATAAAGTTTTCTAATCTTTCTGTAAACCTCCGACTCACCGGTTCCTCTCGTAGAACTGTATGGACAGACTGATTATTTCATCTTCTGCGATGTTAAACGTTTCTACCACTTCACCCGGTTCCAGCTCCCGGTTCTCTGCGTAGAAGTCTCGCCTCCTTTTCATCTCGTCTAGGTTTCAGAATAGAAACGCACCTTTATTATGAAGTTGAACAAAACATACAAGAACCAACAGCTGGCCTGAGGTTGAACAATTTTACCTTTGAAGAGCCCTGGAACCAGCTTATAAACTATATCTTGCAGAGTTTTGTCcgctctaaaaaataaaaaggtgtttAATCAGAGAATGCTGTCAAATAGGCATATAggattacaataaataaaacactggtTTACCTGATGCTTAGCTGTGGACATGTCTTGTGCACTTGGACATCACAGCGAGGACAGAACTTATTTGTTTCGAGGAAGGCAACAATGCATGTTTTACAGACTAGAAAAGGATAAGAGATAAAACAATGTTCAGTTAATGGGCGAAAACAAGGCTTCATTTTACATGCTGTCTTGTATTTTCATGAtattaaaatggcatgtcaaaacattttatctgctTCTCAACCAATAGACAAAGTTTTATCAATCTTAAAACACTTAGAATACCAGTGAAACCTGCAAAAAGTTGGTCAGCAGTTAGAAATaggtttgtcatttttctttgccAAAGAGCGTAGAGCCATTCAGGCTGGATGTCCTCCGTGCCATAACTATAATCTCTTGCAGATTGAGGATGGGAATTATTCTTGTTCTTTAGTTGACAAACACTTCCTATAAAGTCTAATGACTCCTGAAATTATGAAGGCGTTAGCTTTTGACACAGTGAAATTACAGGGAGAAATGGCTCCCTGTACTTGAAATGTTAATGTTGAATGTTACGAAATGTTTAATCTGATATCGTCATAAGATTTTTAGCCCTTAAAGcatctaatttagatttttcattttatttaccttGATTTGTTACAATTTCAGCTCAAAgctttttaaacacttttacagtaattctgcttaaaataaagaactttatgGTTACTAGAATGTTAATTGATCATTTATGGGTTAATATGACCTTAATATGACAGggatttttttggaaaaaaaagggagCCTGTAAATCTGCAATGTTAAAAAGAAGTATGGCACACCAGTGTGAAGATGGTCCAGAGCCCTGACATATGTTTCTTGGATGCAGTATTTCAAATAATACAATATTTCAAGTATCAAAAATGCAACTTCTACATGCTAATAAAATGCATGTTATCTTTAATGGCCCTTCCCTGTCTTTAATCCCCACACTTTATGCTTATTTGTTGTGGTTGTGATGCAAAAGGCCAATAAAGGTTGGGGTATTGTGATgaaggaaaatgaagaaaacggGTCAGGGAAAAGTCGCCTAATCTTACTCAAATCATCGTAACATTCAGCAAAAGTTACATGTTTGACCATCACAACTCCAGatgtttatatttatgattGTAGGACAGAAAAGGCTTAGCTACGGTTTGGTTCCCAAACACCCGGTTAGCGTCTAACGATATCTGACGACTCCAAGATGCCAATCTTTGCAACGCAACATTTCCATCCCTCTTTTTACCATCATTCCCATCATTTCAGGTGGCAAGATAAAGACGAGCCTCCAACACACTAGAGGCCAGGGGCTCAGaaatgttgtaaaatatttatagctCAGGAAAGCGGAAATTTATCCATTAGAGCTGCAGAACATGCTGAATTTTAATCATCATCACAATATCCCTGTGTGCAATATCACAACAAAGGACTACTTTAACAGAATATTTGGTAGAACGGGTTGCCAgttcatcacagggcaacacacacacgcacacacacttctaagggcaatttagagaaaccagTTAAGGTGTATATTTTTGGGccgtgggaggaagctggaatacctggagagaacccacacatgagGTTTAAATTTGTTTGCGAGGCAAAAGTGCTTTCAACCTTCAATCCAAccttattttatgaaaaaaaattaattaattaaaaaatccaCAATTCTGGATTTTCGCTTAGTagataaatgtattaaaattaatagttgggttttctgcattttgaaactgctattaaaaactaaatttattttaaggactGTTTTTACacccacaaacaaaacattgtcCACATCTGTCCATGTAATATGGAAGCcttactaaaaacaaaacaatctcaGCAGACAGGCATGGCATGCATATGTGCGGTTTACCAAATCTCAGTGCATGCAGGTATGATAAAGCCTTTATCAGAGGGAACTTACAGGAGTGCAGACACTCTACGATGGTTGTAGCATCAATCAGGTAGCCGGCGCACAGCGGACATGTGAGCAGCGGGTTCAGATCTGTGATTTTGACCCGGTTCGGCTGCATTTTATCCATCTGGACAGATCTGCGGGGTAGGGGGTGGAGGGGCAGAAGCACCCGAAATGTGAATGTGTTTGATTTGGTTATCTCTCGCACTGCTGCTGCTCTCGGGCAAGACAATTTGTGTACAGCTCGTCCTTGGGACAGCACCTTGTGAAACCACAACAAACAGACCTAAAACAACTCTTTACTGTACGCTGCTGCGATTAATACCCCCCTCTGAGGGCAGCAACACGCAGCGGCCAGCTATTGAATCACCCTCTGTGTGGCCTCGTCTTGTGCACCAAGCTCCCGACTCCCCCTCGGCCAACAAAGAGCGACTCCATTTCCCCGGAGCTCCGCCGTTCTCTGCCCGTCTGAGCAGGCAGGCGGGCGGGCGGGTGCGCGGCCGGGGGCCCGGCACATCCAGAGGGAGAGCACCGACACCGAGGGGGCTGCAGAATCACACTGGTACACAAAGCAGCCATCTTAAATTCACTGACAGGGCTGAATCAGGAGAGCGAACAAGAGGCTCCTGAAAATGTGACACCGTGCAAACTCTGCGTGCTCCTCCGCAAACAGCGGCGCAAAGAGCTCCcgacagaaaaagagaaagcgGAGAGCGGCGCTTGTGTTCCTACCTGATCAGACATCAAAGTTCCCCTTCTCTGCTCCCAGCCGGACTCCAGGTGAAATTATTTGCACTTGGGCAGAATTGTGCAGCGGCGCcagaaaatggcttttttcAGCACCGTCAGAGGACTGCCCATTTTGGATCACgtggttttttattttgtcgCCTCGTTGCTCTCCCTGTTCGGGCCTGAACGCCGAGTCTGGACCCTCTGCAGGCCCTGCTCACTTTGTGCACGATGTTTTCTCCCTCACAGGCCGTGCATTgcgtttttttatttatatcagcCCTTTCTCCCGAATTGCCGCCGCCGAATGGAGACGATTGTGCTCCACCACGCCCTCTGTTTGTTCCAGTCTGAATGGAAAACAGCTTGTCTGCTCCAGAGGCCCTGCAGGCCTCATGAGTCCAGGGCCCCAACCCTGAAAGGGCCCTTAACATAAGTTTCAGTTAAAATTCAGAACTTGTCTCATCTATGTTTTTAAGAGAAGATAATTAAAAAGATAGCTGCATCACTGATACAAGACAAAAAgtgaatgttttcaaaaattccaataaaaatctcagtaattcagttatttatttgtttaaataaagtgtgTTTGTACAGCATTAATTAACAATAAATGTAATCTCAAAGCATTTCTTCCAGACCAACAAGTTCAACCAGTATCCAAAAGCACACACTTTGATCAATTAAGTCAAATTCAAGTTTAAAACAATCCAATTCAATCCTAGTTATAATGCATTAGAAATCACATTTAGTTTGTGGAACTGAAAAAATGTTATCCATGTAAAGAAGTCATTGCCTTTGCAGCAATTCCTCATACTGACTAAGCATGTGGAAACAGTGGAGCAGAGCAGCTGTTTTTACCAGGAAGCAACTGCCAGCGGATCTTTGCACTGTGTGCCTGCAGCTGACTGCCACTGGCAGTGATGGTTCGTGAATGAATGGCTCCATGGGGGAGACCCTCCTTCTGAGATCCCCTCCACTTCCTGATCCCCGCACAATCGAACACATCACTCCCTCCACCCCTGATATGACTTATCAAAGCATTAAGAATGAAAAAACTGTGATCTGTTTGACAGTTTATGTttcatgaaaacacacacacacacgcacagtacacacacatatatatatatatatatatatatatatatatatatatatatatatatatatatatatatatatatatcatcaTCATTCTAACACATCATTCCCCCCACCCCTGATATGACTTATCAAAGCATTaagaatgaaacaaactgtGATCTGCAAACATTCTGCACAATCAGTTCTCTAGTTTAAGagattattttcatcattaaggTGCatacatttgtttgctttctaaCACTAGAAATCCTCTTGAGACAACAAGAGTTACAGTTTCCTCTGAACGTTTTTAACAAAAGACTCTGGTGGCACATATAAACACCATCCTGCCCAAAGGTTCAGATGTTACCGAAGtgatattaataaaattaagtagATTATTTTGGACAGGAGGACATCTAGAAGACAACATCACACCGTAACCACCTGAGGACTAAAGTGTAAGGGAAAGACAGTTTCAAAAAGAGATCAGGGAACTTTGACCTGAAGCAAAACATCCAAATCAAATTGACCTGCATCATCCAGAACGTCATAACCAACTCAGTCACTTTGTAGTACTGAAGCTGGAAGTCTGCAGAGTATTTGGGATCTCGGACAGAATAGTCCAAATAACACTGTGTTTATTCAGTCACAAACAACGCTTTACTTATCTACAGTGAGATTTATCAGTTCGACTGTAAGTTCAGAAGTCTAAATCCAGGGCTATACAGGTGAAAATTTCAATCTATGCCTCCATTCGTTTAAAATACCTGATTCCAATTTCAATGTCAATAATTAAATTGTTTCATACTGTACTTTAAATTGCAATGTTTTGTGATATTTGTTGCTGTAACAAAGTTGCTCTCTGACCTAATCAATAACATCTGACTAGGAAATCGGGGCTTTTTCCCCCTTTGTCTTTTTGCATCAATATTATGATCTGTTTATGCCTCCTTGTTTGGGGCCTTAATATCTGTTTTGGTAACTTTGCACTACTCTATGCTATGATCTAAAACCAatctattgtagctctggtttCATATGTAGAGGTAGGGCCTTTGACTGTGACTTCAGCCCCATCCATGCAGATTTTCCTCCAAGATCACCTGGTGTTTAACATTATCTCTATCCGAGCCAACTTTCCCTGTCCTTGCTGAAGAACAGCATCCCCatatcatgatgctgccacagtCAAGTTTCAGGATGTGCAGAGTATCTTCAGGGTGATagcaaatattattttcttagtAAACTTCAGCATCTTTAAATACTCTTACATCATGTTTTTCACTTGATAAACTAGATACAAATGATTGGAAGGGAACTGTTTCACACCTTCCTTACTACTACCAGAGGCGTGCGATGCTGCATTTTTTAGTATCAATCTGATATACAGGGCCCATATCGACCAAATTGCTGATATTAATACTGCAGATAATTTTTAGAGAGGTTTGATGTGTTGTCAAGCTCCTGACCTTTTTTGTAGcttttcctttgaattatttttgttcaaatcttAAGTAGATGCTTAAACTTTGGacagaatttggacaaagtttaagtatctacaaaacattttaataacttaacatgatttgtgcacatttttccaaaataaacatACAGGGGGAGGGGGGAAATTGAGAGCAAATCCAAACAAAATCTGCTTTGTGGTAGA
Coding sequences within:
- the LOC116720573 gene encoding polycomb group RING finger protein 2 — encoded protein: MDKMQPNRVKITDLNPLLTCPLCAGYLIDATTIVECLHSFCKTCIVAFLETNKFCPRCDVQVHKTCPQLSIRADKTLQDIVYKLVPGLFKDEMKRRRDFYAENRELEPGEVVETFNIAEDEIISLSIQFYERNRSNERQRSEMEGDKSNGKRFLQCPAAMSVMHLAKFLRSKMDIPNNYRVEVLYGDEPLKDYYTLMDIAYFYEWRRTGPIPLQYLVKPTRKRRRPLQSAAQGNSDGVNTSPTSESDSQSDKLHSPAAVQTPRAPSQTSAASHNASPAIQSPNGTTVPNSTQRHALSSKQGSSSRKVTVNGTSSGASKEEARGGDKSGAPPTT